One segment of Pirellulales bacterium DNA contains the following:
- a CDS encoding nitroreductase, producing the protein MYDLDQTICERRSVRGFLPDRPVPAATIRECLELAQRAPSNCNVQPWRVFLASGAGCERLRRTLAEAIGRGEMPNPEDEQDKFPPPYRRLQVDCAVRMYNEMGIGRDDHAGRMQAMMRNFELFDAPHVAIVCMEKYYGLGVALDVGMWVQTFMLALWSRGVQSCPQASLRQYPTIFKSVLGIPDELRMLCGVTFGYEDPAVPANRTRQTREPIDANVVFVDA; encoded by the coding sequence ATGTACGATCTCGATCAGACGATTTGCGAGCGCCGGAGCGTGCGCGGGTTCTTGCCCGATCGGCCGGTGCCCGCGGCGACGATCCGCGAGTGCCTCGAGTTGGCGCAGCGGGCCCCTTCGAATTGCAACGTGCAGCCGTGGCGCGTGTTTCTGGCGTCGGGCGCGGGCTGCGAGCGGTTGCGCCGCACGCTGGCCGAAGCCATTGGCCGTGGTGAGATGCCCAACCCCGAGGACGAGCAGGACAAGTTTCCGCCGCCGTATCGGCGATTGCAGGTCGACTGCGCCGTGCGGATGTACAACGAGATGGGCATCGGCCGCGACGACCACGCAGGACGGATGCAGGCGATGATGCGCAATTTCGAGCTGTTCGACGCGCCGCACGTGGCCATCGTCTGCATGGAGAAATACTACGGGCTCGGCGTCGCGCTCGACGTCGGCATGTGGGTCCAGACCTTCATGCTGGCCCTCTGGTCGCGTGGCGTGCAATCGTGCCCGCAGGCCAGCCTGCGGCAGTACCCGACGATTTTCAAATCGGTGCTCGGGATCCCGGACGAGCTGCGCATGTTGTGCGGCGTGACGTTCGGCTACGAAGACCCGGCGGTACCGGCCAACCGCACGCGTCAAACCCGTGAGCCGATCGACGCGAACGTGGTGTTTGTCGACGCGTGA
- a CDS encoding DUF1801 domain-containing protein, translated as MTENKAKPKAKKGVVLLSGGNPQIAKADGDAPVQAYIAAMPGWKRDLGKRLDALIVKSAPKVRKAVKWNSPFYGIEGHGWFLSFHVFTHYVKVTFFTGASLRPVPPGGTERSKDARWIDIRAGDQLDEAQMSKWVKQAAALPGWLT; from the coding sequence ATGACCGAGAACAAGGCGAAGCCCAAGGCCAAGAAAGGCGTCGTGCTGCTTTCGGGCGGCAATCCGCAAATCGCCAAGGCCGACGGCGATGCGCCCGTGCAGGCGTATATCGCCGCAATGCCGGGCTGGAAGCGCGACCTCGGCAAGCGGCTCGACGCGCTGATCGTGAAGTCCGCGCCCAAGGTGCGTAAGGCCGTGAAGTGGAATTCACCCTTTTATGGGATCGAAGGCCACGGCTGGTTCCTGTCGTTCCACGTATTTACCCACTACGTGAAGGTGACGTTTTTCACCGGCGCCTCGCTGCGACCGGTCCCGCCTGGTGGCACCGAGCGCAGCAAGGACGCGCGCTGGATCGACATCCGCGCAGGCGATCAACTCGACGAAGCACAAATGTCGAAGTGGGTCAAGCAGGCCGCGGCGCTGCCCGGATGGCTGACGTAA
- a CDS encoding 3-hydroxyacyl-CoA dehydrogenase: protein MDIQGKTFLVTGGASGLGEATVRQILAKGGNAIIADLKDEQGQALVKELGSSARFLATDVSKTEQVQACIAAAQSHFGGLHGAINCAGVGWAARVCPKEGPHDLELFTTIVNINLIGTFNVIRLVGAAMTGAPPVNEDNERGVIINTASVAAFDGQIGQAAYSASKGGVVAMTLPIARELARFGIRVVTVAPGLFDTPMMQALPDEAKKSLGAQVPFPSRLGQPKEYAALACHIIENPMINGECIRLDGAIRMAPK, encoded by the coding sequence ATGGATATTCAAGGTAAGACGTTTCTGGTGACCGGCGGAGCTTCGGGCCTCGGCGAGGCCACGGTGCGCCAGATTCTCGCCAAGGGCGGCAATGCGATCATCGCCGACTTGAAGGACGAGCAAGGTCAAGCCCTGGTGAAAGAGCTGGGCTCGTCGGCCCGATTCCTGGCGACCGACGTCAGCAAGACCGAGCAGGTGCAGGCCTGCATCGCCGCCGCGCAAAGCCACTTCGGCGGCCTGCACGGCGCGATCAACTGCGCGGGCGTCGGCTGGGCCGCGCGGGTCTGCCCGAAGGAGGGCCCGCATGATCTGGAGCTGTTCACGACGATCGTGAACATCAACCTGATCGGGACCTTCAACGTCATCCGGCTGGTGGGCGCGGCCATGACCGGCGCGCCGCCGGTGAACGAAGACAACGAGCGCGGCGTGATCATCAACACGGCCTCGGTCGCCGCGTTCGACGGCCAGATCGGCCAGGCCGCTTACTCGGCCTCGAAAGGGGGCGTCGTGGCGATGACCCTGCCGATCGCCCGTGAACTGGCCCGTTTCGGCATCCGCGTCGTGACCGTCGCGCCGGGCCTGTTCGATACGCCGATGATGCAGGCCCTGCCGGACGAGGCCAAGAAGTCGCTGGGGGCGCAGGTGCCGTTCCCGTCACGGCTGGGCCAGCCCAAGGAGTACGCCGCCTTGGCCTGTCACATCATCGAAAACCCGATGATCAACGGCGAATGCATCCGCCTCGACGGCGCCATCCGCATGGCGCCGAAATAG
- a CDS encoding thiolase family protein, with protein MPQPVIVEAVRTPFGRRDGAYRETHPDALLAHTLKGLLERAKVDPAKIDDVVTGCVTQAGQQGANIGRLGVLLAGFPVHVPAVSLNRMCGSSQQAIHFAAQEVAAGDSDFAIGCGIESMTRAPMFSDVGDLGNLNPALFKQFELVHQGESAERMAEKWNITRQDVDDFSIESHARASRAAKENRNKELLPTTGVDKEGKKIDVTRDEGVRDVVDRAKMASLATVFRPDGNGVVTAANSSQISDGAAAVLIASDEVSRSEGLKPRARFLARVAVGDDPTLQLAGVIPATQKALKRAGLTIKDIDWIEINEAFATVVLGWARELKPDMAKVNPWGGAIAHGHPLGGTGAGLMSKMLAGLEATGGRIGLQTMCIGHGQATCTIIERL; from the coding sequence ATGCCGCAACCTGTGATCGTCGAGGCCGTCCGCACGCCGTTTGGCCGCCGCGATGGCGCCTATCGCGAAACCCATCCTGACGCCTTACTGGCCCACACGCTCAAGGGGCTGCTCGAGCGCGCCAAGGTCGATCCAGCCAAGATCGACGACGTTGTCACCGGTTGCGTCACCCAGGCCGGTCAGCAGGGGGCCAACATCGGCCGCCTGGGCGTGTTGCTGGCGGGCTTTCCCGTGCACGTGCCGGCCGTGAGCCTGAACCGCATGTGCGGCTCGAGCCAGCAGGCGATCCATTTCGCCGCGCAGGAAGTGGCCGCCGGCGACTCCGATTTCGCCATCGGCTGCGGCATCGAGAGCATGACGCGGGCCCCCATGTTCAGCGACGTGGGCGACCTGGGCAACTTGAACCCGGCCCTGTTCAAGCAATTCGAATTGGTGCATCAAGGCGAAAGCGCCGAGCGGATGGCCGAGAAATGGAACATCACCCGGCAGGACGTCGACGATTTCTCGATCGAGAGCCATGCCCGCGCCAGCCGCGCCGCCAAGGAGAATCGCAACAAAGAGCTGTTGCCGACCACAGGGGTCGACAAGGAAGGCAAAAAGATCGACGTGACCCGCGACGAGGGCGTGCGCGACGTGGTTGATCGGGCCAAGATGGCTTCGCTGGCCACGGTGTTTCGCCCGGACGGCAACGGTGTCGTGACGGCCGCGAACAGCAGCCAGATTTCCGACGGGGCCGCGGCCGTGTTGATCGCCAGCGACGAAGTCTCGCGGAGCGAAGGCCTCAAGCCGCGTGCAAGGTTCCTGGCACGCGTGGCCGTGGGCGACGATCCGACCCTGCAATTGGCCGGCGTGATTCCCGCCACGCAAAAGGCGCTGAAGCGCGCCGGTTTGACGATCAAGGACATCGACTGGATCGAGATCAACGAAGCGTTTGCCACGGTCGTGCTCGGTTGGGCCCGCGAGCTCAAGCCCGATATGGCCAAGGTCAATCCCTGGGGCGGCGCGATCGCTCACGGCCATCCGCTGGGCGGCACCGGAGCCGGCCTGATGTCGAAGATGCTGGCCGGGCTCGAAGCCACGGGCGGGCGCATCGGCCTGCAGACCATGTGCATCGGCCACGGTCAGGCCACGTGCACGATCATCGAACGGCTCTAG
- a CDS encoding long-chain fatty acid--CoA ligase: MHGLMMDFQLTLPAMLRRCQQRFRDKPIVTQRTDKSIHRYTYGDMLDRMQRLSLALANLGIGSGDRVGTLCWNHYQHLEAYFGIPCAGAVLHTLNLRLHPNDLGYIAKHAGDRAVIVDESLLPLLDQFRAAAGFEHVIVVCEPGHRPPPGMLDYEDLLASVEGRRFEWPELDEQQAAAMCYTSGTTGRPKGVLYSHRAITLHSLVTTMVDAHGVCEADVCLPVVPMFHANAWGLPFSCALVGATQVFPGPHLDPPSLLDLLARERVTLTAGVPTIWLGMLQILDKDPKRFDLSSLRAMIVGGSAAPRSMIEGFQRRHGLHVLHAWGMTELSPMGTISNVPSRLRNAGEDAQFAYRAKQGGPVAFVEVRGRNENGEVPWDGQSMGELEVRGPWVAASYYDCPSGAASFTEDGWFRTGDIVAIEPDGCIQLQDRAKDVIKSGGEWISSVALENALMGHPAVAEAAVIPVAHPKWQERPLAVVVLKPEGRATSEELIEFLRPQFAKWWLPDCVEFVTAIPRTSAGKFLKSALREQFRDHYTEGRGST, translated from the coding sequence ATGCACGGACTGATGATGGACTTTCAGCTGACGCTGCCCGCTATGCTGCGCCGCTGCCAGCAGCGGTTTCGCGACAAGCCCATCGTCACGCAGCGCACGGACAAGTCGATCCATCGCTACACCTACGGCGACATGCTGGACCGCATGCAGCGATTGTCGCTGGCGCTGGCCAACCTGGGCATCGGCTCCGGAGATCGCGTCGGCACGCTCTGCTGGAACCACTACCAGCATCTCGAGGCGTACTTCGGCATTCCCTGCGCCGGTGCCGTGCTGCACACGCTCAATCTCCGCTTGCACCCCAACGACCTGGGATACATCGCCAAGCACGCCGGCGACCGCGCCGTGATTGTCGACGAGTCGCTGTTGCCGCTGCTCGACCAGTTCCGCGCGGCGGCCGGGTTCGAGCACGTGATCGTCGTCTGCGAGCCGGGGCACCGCCCGCCGCCCGGGATGCTCGATTACGAGGACCTGCTCGCGTCGGTCGAAGGACGACGCTTCGAGTGGCCCGAACTCGACGAACAGCAGGCCGCCGCGATGTGCTACACCTCGGGGACCACGGGCCGGCCCAAGGGCGTGCTCTACTCGCACCGCGCCATCACCTTGCACTCGTTGGTGACCACGATGGTCGACGCGCACGGCGTGTGCGAGGCCGACGTCTGCTTGCCCGTGGTGCCGATGTTTCATGCCAACGCGTGGGGGCTGCCCTTCAGTTGCGCGCTGGTCGGCGCGACGCAGGTGTTTCCCGGGCCGCACCTCGACCCGCCCAGCCTGCTCGACTTGTTGGCTCGCGAACGCGTGACGCTCACGGCCGGCGTGCCGACGATCTGGCTCGGCATGTTGCAGATCCTCGACAAAGACCCGAAACGTTTCGACCTGTCGTCGCTACGGGCCATGATCGTCGGCGGCTCGGCCGCGCCGCGTTCGATGATCGAAGGCTTTCAACGCCGGCATGGGCTGCACGTGCTGCACGCCTGGGGTATGACCGAGCTGAGCCCGATGGGCACCATTTCGAACGTCCCGAGCCGGCTGCGCAACGCGGGCGAGGACGCGCAATTTGCCTACCGCGCCAAGCAGGGCGGTCCGGTGGCGTTTGTCGAAGTCCGCGGCCGCAACGAGAACGGCGAAGTCCCCTGGGACGGGCAATCGATGGGCGAGCTCGAAGTCCGCGGGCCCTGGGTGGCCGCCAGCTATTACGACTGTCCCAGCGGGGCGGCGTCGTTTACCGAAGACGGCTGGTTTCGCACCGGCGACATCGTGGCCATTGAGCCCGACGGCTGCATCCAACTGCAAGACCGGGCCAAGGATGTGATCAAGTCGGGCGGCGAGTGGATCAGCTCGGTGGCATTGGAAAACGCGCTGATGGGGCACCCGGCCGTGGCCGAGGCAGCCGTGATTCCCGTCGCCCACCCCAAATGGCAGGAGCGCCCGCTGGCCGTGGTAGTCTTGAAGCCGGAAGGCCGGGCCACGAGCGAGGAATTGATCGAGTTTCTGCGACCACAATTCGCCAAATGGTGGCTGCCCGATTGCGTCGAGTTTGTCACGGCGATTCCCCGCACCTCGGCGGGGAAGTTCCTCAAGTCGGCGCTACGCGAGCAGTTTCGCGACCATTATACTGAGGGCCGCGGTTCGACCTGA
- a CDS encoding acyl-CoA dehydrogenase family protein: MDFQLSQEQRLIRDLAHNFAAKEIVPVAAKHDREQSFPHELYARARELGLVNLTVAPAYGGAGLGVLDLAVVTEQLAWGCTGIGGALGLNAVSADALAVAGTEAQKREYLGRLTSGQFGCYAATEPAAGSDVAGIQSTALRRGDRYLLNGTKIWISNATVSSFAIVFAKTDPTQRHHGISAFVVDLDQPGVTVGRKLEKLGQRASPAAELNFVDVELEPARLLGEEGAGFQIAMRVFDRSRPMIAASAVGLIQRCLDEALAYAKERTSMGQPLIAHQAIGHKLADMAIRLEAARLLTLEASWLIDSGQRNTMQAAYAKAFAADSATWAASEAVQVFGGMGYSTEFPVEKLYRDAKVLQIYEGTSEIQRNIIARELSRK; the protein is encoded by the coding sequence ATGGACTTTCAACTTTCGCAAGAACAGCGGTTGATCCGCGACCTGGCCCATAATTTTGCGGCCAAGGAAATTGTCCCCGTTGCGGCCAAGCACGACCGCGAACAGAGCTTTCCGCACGAGCTGTACGCGCGGGCCCGAGAGCTGGGGCTGGTGAACCTGACGGTTGCGCCGGCCTACGGCGGCGCGGGATTGGGCGTGCTCGACCTGGCCGTCGTCACCGAACAGTTGGCCTGGGGCTGCACGGGCATCGGCGGTGCGCTGGGACTGAACGCCGTCTCGGCCGATGCGCTGGCCGTGGCCGGGACCGAAGCGCAAAAGCGCGAATACCTCGGCCGGCTCACCAGCGGTCAATTCGGTTGCTACGCCGCGACCGAACCGGCCGCCGGATCGGACGTCGCCGGCATCCAGTCGACCGCGCTGCGCCGCGGCGACCGCTATTTGCTCAACGGTACGAAGATCTGGATCAGCAATGCCACGGTGTCGAGCTTTGCCATCGTGTTTGCCAAGACCGATCCGACGCAACGACATCACGGCATCTCGGCCTTCGTCGTCGACCTGGATCAGCCGGGCGTGACGGTCGGCCGCAAGCTGGAAAAACTCGGCCAGCGCGCCTCACCCGCCGCGGAGTTGAATTTCGTCGACGTCGAACTGGAGCCCGCGCGGCTGCTGGGCGAAGAAGGTGCCGGGTTCCAAATCGCCATGCGGGTCTTCGATCGTTCGCGACCGATGATCGCCGCCTCGGCGGTGGGCCTGATCCAGCGCTGCCTGGACGAAGCGCTGGCCTATGCCAAGGAGCGCACCTCGATGGGACAGCCGCTCATCGCGCATCAGGCGATCGGCCACAAGCTGGCCGACATGGCGATCCGGCTCGAAGCGGCGCGGCTGCTGACGCTCGAAGCCTCTTGGCTGATCGACTCGGGCCAGCGGAACACGATGCAAGCCGCCTATGCCAAGGCTTTTGCCGCCGACTCGGCCACCTGGGCCGCGAGCGAAGCTGTCCAGGTCTTCGGCGGCATGGGCTACAGCACCGAGTTTCCCGTCGAGAAGCTCTATCGCGACGCCAAGGTGCTGCAAATCTACGAAGGCACGAGCGAAATTCAGCGCAACATCATTGCCCGCGAACTGAGCCGCAAGTAA
- a CDS encoding bifunctional folylpolyglutamate synthase/dihydrofolate synthase yields the protein MDPIVAGEPPSGPYAAALEFLYGRINYERSLRMPYGAGVLKLDRMRRLLEELGSPHQELNFVHVAGTKGKGSTSAMTAAVLTAAGYRTGLFSSPHLFRVEERVAIDGVSCSPERLAELVEIVRPVVEWLDAQGEESDLRSPTYFEVLTAMALVDFARQGVDAAVLEVGLGGRLDSTNVVTPRTALITSISYDHTRQLGNTLELIAREKAGIVKPQVPTVSGVGEPTARAAICEICRERRAPLIELNVEFKAEYHAPARLDLADQCPTIDFHYDDGAGKTHLADVELGLVGQHQAANAAVAIAALVQLRRQGWDLPEAAIRRGLAQVRWPARIEVISRQPTVVVDAAHNVASVVALLQALEESFVARRRTLLFATSSDKDAPGMLRELLPHFERVVMTRFLSNPRAQSPESLVACAAELGRSDCLAVADPLAAWRTARESLDPADLLCVTGSFFIAAEIQAEFNGRPIQIPGSLV from the coding sequence ATGGACCCGATCGTCGCCGGCGAGCCCCCTTCGGGTCCTTATGCAGCCGCCCTTGAGTTCCTCTATGGGCGGATCAATTACGAGCGGTCGCTGCGGATGCCGTATGGCGCCGGGGTGCTGAAGCTCGATCGCATGCGGCGGCTGCTGGAAGAACTCGGCTCGCCGCACCAAGAGCTGAATTTCGTCCACGTCGCCGGCACCAAGGGCAAAGGTTCCACCTCGGCGATGACGGCGGCCGTGTTGACCGCCGCCGGCTACCGCACGGGCCTGTTCAGCTCGCCGCACCTGTTTCGTGTCGAAGAACGCGTGGCGATCGACGGAGTGTCCTGCTCTCCCGAGCGGCTGGCCGAGTTGGTCGAAATCGTCCGGCCCGTGGTCGAGTGGCTCGACGCACAAGGCGAAGAGAGCGATTTGCGCTCCCCTACCTATTTCGAAGTCTTGACGGCCATGGCGCTGGTCGATTTTGCGCGCCAAGGGGTCGATGCCGCGGTGCTCGAAGTCGGGCTTGGCGGACGCCTCGACTCGACCAACGTCGTCACACCCCGCACGGCGCTGATCACGAGCATCAGTTACGACCACACGCGTCAGTTGGGCAACACGCTGGAATTAATCGCCCGCGAAAAGGCCGGCATCGTCAAGCCGCAGGTACCGACCGTGAGCGGTGTCGGCGAGCCCACGGCGCGGGCCGCGATCTGCGAAATCTGCCGCGAACGTCGCGCGCCGCTGATCGAGCTCAACGTGGAATTCAAGGCCGAGTATCATGCCCCTGCCCGGCTCGATCTGGCCGATCAGTGCCCGACGATCGATTTTCACTACGACGATGGTGCCGGCAAAACGCACCTGGCGGACGTCGAGCTGGGGTTGGTCGGCCAGCACCAGGCGGCCAATGCGGCCGTGGCCATCGCCGCCCTGGTACAGTTGCGCCGCCAGGGATGGGACTTGCCCGAAGCGGCGATCCGCCGGGGATTGGCCCAGGTGCGCTGGCCGGCGCGGATCGAGGTGATCTCTCGGCAGCCGACCGTGGTGGTGGACGCGGCACACAATGTCGCGTCGGTCGTGGCCCTGCTCCAGGCGCTCGAGGAGAGCTTCGTGGCGCGCCGGCGGACGTTGCTGTTCGCCACGAGTAGCGACAAGGACGCACCCGGCATGCTGCGCGAGCTGCTCCCCCACTTCGAGCGCGTCGTGATGACGCGGTTCTTGAGCAATCCCCGCGCGCAGTCGCCCGAAAGCCTCGTCGCCTGCGCCGCGGAATTGGGCCGGTCCGATTGCCTGGCCGTGGCCGATCCCCTCGCGGCGTGGCGGACGGCGCGCGAGTCGCTCGACCCGGCCGACTTGCTGTGCGTGACAGGTTCGTTCTTCATCGCCGCGGAAATCCAGGCCGAGTTCAACGGACGGCCGATCCAGATTCCCGGCTCGCTGGTGTAA